A stretch of DNA from Candidatus Neomarinimicrobiota bacterium:
AGTATGTTCAATGTGGGTTCCATGTTTCGGACAGCCGATGGAGCCTGGCTGGAAGAGATTATTATCACTGGCTATACCGCCTCACCTCCTCGAAAAGAAATCGCCAAGACAGCTTTGGGAGCAGAGTATTCAGTTCCCTGGAGAAGTATTCCTGACCCCGTTGATGCCATTCGCGCTTTGAAGCAGAGAGGCTATACAGCAATCGCACTTGAACACACCACAAGGAGCCAATCCTACACCAGTGTGGAGTATAAATTCCCCCTGGTTTTCGTGGTGGGGAATGAAGGGGTGGGTGTTCAGGACGAGATTTTAAAAGAATGTGATTTTGCAGTCGAACTCCCTCAGAACGGCATGAAAAGCTCCATGAATGTAGCCGTGGCTTTTGGAATCATGCTCTATGAATTGAGACGTCAATGGGATGTGAAACATCAACCCTGACTGAGTAAATACAAATAATGTTGGTGAGACCCCTAACAATAATTAATACTAGCAATTTTTAAGTGGGGGCTTACTTTTTCACGAATTGACATGGCTCACAGGGGGTTAATCAAGCTTTGAACTGTGTTATATTGATCCATATATTAAACGATATTCAATCACAATAATATTCTTAAGGAGGAATTTATGATTAAAAGGTTACTTGTTTCGATTTTAGCTCTCTCACTGGCTGTCGGTGCTTTTGGCCAGTCGTTGGAAGAGAATCTGGGCACCATGCTTAGTGATAATGCTGAGATGTATTTGATGCCACTGGGAGATGCATTTGGTGCATCAATGAACTCTGGATGGTATCACAGATCAAGGGTTCACAAAATGCTTGGTTTTGATATTAGTGTAAAAGCAATGGTTTCTGCTGTTCCCGAGGAGAGTGAGTTTTTTAACTTTGCTCTGAGTCAGACCAACATGGAATTTGATCTGGATGGTATTATCGGTGAAGATGTCAATCCACTATTACTTTCATTTGATGATATTTACTATGGAACTGATACGCGGACTCCAACATTTTTTGGTCCTGCTGATAGTGCTGGCCTCCTGGTAACTAACACGGTTCACCTTGCAGGTTTGTTTGAAGATCACCTGAGAACAGAGATGACAACCCTGCTTACAAACCAGGGTGTAAATGCTGCACTCATCCCTGGTTTGGTTAACCAGGCAATTGTTGATGCAAATCTGGATACCGAAGTAGCTAATATGAATCTAGATCTTCCACTGCCTCCTGGAATTGGCTTGCCTGCCCTTCCCTTGGTCATGCCGCAGATTGCCCTGGGTCTCCCCATGGGTATCGAATTGACAGTCCGTGGCTTTCCAGAAGCGGAACTTGAAGATATTGGTACTTTCAGCATGTATGGTGGTGGTCTCCGCGTCAATGTTGATCAGTTTATTCCAATCCCACTTTTCCCTGTAGACATTACTGCTGGAGCTTTCTATTCACAGATGAGTATTGGTGATCTGATAGAGTCTTCAAATACTTCTATCGGTCTCCAGGTAGGAAAATCAATAAACCTCCTCATCTTTGGTGTTGGCATTTA
This window harbors:
- a CDS encoding RNA methyltransferase; translation: MPVVALLDNIRSMFNVGSMFRTADGAWLEEIIITGYTASPPRKEIAKTALGAEYSVPWRSIPDPVDAIRALKQRGYTAIALEHTTRSQSYTSVEYKFPLVFVVGNEGVGVQDEILKECDFAVELPQNGMKSSMNVAVAFGIMLYELRRQWDVKHQP